GCGAGTTGCCCGGCGTGATCTACGACGAGATCACCTACGAGGCCTACGGCCCCGGCGGCTCGGCGTTGATCATCGAAACGCTCACCGACAACAAGAACCGCACCGTCGGCGAACTGCGGCACATGCTCGAGAAGCATGCCGGCAACCTCGGCGCCACCAACTCGGTCGCCTGGATGTTCTCGAAGAAGGGCCTGATCGTCGTCGAAAAGGCCAAGGCCGACGAGGAGAAGCTGTTGGGCATTGCGCTCGAAGCCGGCGCCGACGACATGTCGGATGAGGGCGACAACTGGGAAGTGCTGAGCGAACCGGCGGCGTTCGAAGCGGTTCGCGACGCGATCAAGGGTTCGGGCGTCGAGCCGGCCAGCGCGCAGGTGGCCATGCTGCCGGCGAACTACGTGAAGCTCACGGGCGGGCCCGCCAACCAGATGATCCGGTTGATGGATGCGCTCGACGATCACGAAGACGTCAAGCAGGTGTGGTCGAACTTCGACATCGAGGAAAAGGAGATCGAGGCCTCGCTGGCGTGAGAGTGTTTGGCATCGACCCCGGCTCGCAGTGCACGGGCTACGGCTGCGTGGACAGCGACGGCCGGCGCCACCAGCTGGTGCTGTGCGGAGCGGTCCGCGCCGGGGCTGCCGCCACCTTTCCCGAGCAGCTCTCGATCATCTATCGCGAGCTTTCCGCCCATATCGCCGCGCAGCGTCCCGACTTCGTCGTCATCGAAAGCATTTTTCACGCGGTGAACGCGCGCAGCGCGCTGAAGCTGGGCCATGCGCGCGGCGTGGCCATGCTGGCCGCCACCGAGGCCGGTGTCACCGTGGTCGAGTACACCCCGGCAGAGATCAAACGCTCGGTCGTTGGCTACGGCCGTGCGGAGAAGGCCCAGGTCGGGCAGATGGTGAAGCTGTTGCTCGGTCTTGATGCGGTCCCGACGCCACACGATGCGGCCGATGCGCTGGCGGTGGCGATTTGCCACGTGCACGGCGGCAAGGGCACGCCCAAGGGCGCGCCGGCCAGGGGCAGCAAGGCCGAGACCAGCTGGCGCCATTACAAGCCGGCAGCGCCATGATCGCGTTACTGCGCGGGCAAGTGTTCGAGAAGCATCCCAATCGGTTGATCGTCGATGTGGCCGGGGTTGGGTATGACGTGCAAGTCCCGCTGTCCACCTTTTATACCGCCGGCGATCCGGGCAGCGAGATCGCGTTGCGCATCCACACCCACGTGCGGGAGGACCAGCTCGCGCTCTATGGCTTCGCGACCGTCCTCGAGCTGTCGATGTTCGAACGGTTGATTGCCGTCAGTGGCATCGGCCCGAAGCTGGCGCTGTCGGTGCTGTCAGGCATCGAGACCCGAGACCTGGTGGGTGCCATCCAGCGCAACGACCTGGCGCGGCTCACCGGCATTCCCGGCGTCGGCAAGAAGACGGCGGAGCGCATGTGCGTGGAGCTGCGCGATCGCCTGCCGAAGGCCATGGTCGCGAGCGACGCGACGCCGTCGCCCGGCGACACCCTGCGCGACGACCTGGTGTCGGCGCTGACCAATCTCGGCTACCATCGGCAGGCCATCGACAAGTCACTCGACAAGCTCGTGAGCGCCACCGGCGACCAGCGTTTCGAGGATGTACTGCGTGCGGCGCTAAGGGATCTCTCCCGTGCCTGACGAGCGCCTGACAACGCCCTCGCGGGTGGCCGAAGACGCGCAGGATGAAGCGGGCCTGCGCCCGCGGCGCCTGGACGAATACATCGGCCAGGACCGCATCCGGGAGCAGCTCCACGTGTCGATCACCGCGGCAAAACAGCGCGGCGAGCATCTCGACCACGCGCTGCTCTACGGCCCGCCGGGGCTGGGGAAGACGACCCTGGCGTACGTGATCGCCAACGAGCTGGGCGTGCCGATCCGCACCACCTCGGGACCGGTGATCGAGAAGCCGGGCGATCTCGCCGGCATCCTGTCGAACCTGCAGCCGCGCGAAGTCCTGTTCATCGACGAGATTCACCGCATGTCGCCCGCGATCGAGGAGATCCTCTATCCGGCCATGGAAGATTTCGAGCTCGACATCGTCATTGGGCAGGGCCCCGGCGCCCGTTCGGTGAAGGTGCCGGTCGAGCCGTTCACGCTGATTGGCGCGACGACGCGGGCCGGGCTGCTGACCTCGCCGCTGCGCGCGCGTTTCGGGATCGTGCACCGGCTGGATTTCTACGATGCGCGCGACATCGAAGAGATCGTTCGCCGCTCGGCGCGGATTCTCGACGTGCCGATGGACGAGGCGGCGGCGAAGGAGATCGCGGGGCGATCGCGCGGTACGCCACGGGTGGTGAACCGCCTGTTGCGCCGGGTCCGCGACTACGCGCAGGTCCGGGCAGATGGCCGCATCACCGTGGCGGTGGCACGTGCCGCCATGGCCCTGCTTGATGTGGATCAGTACGGGTTCGACGAGAGCGATCGCCGGCTGGTGGTGACGATCATCGACAAGTTCAATGGCGGCCCGGTGGGTCTGGGCAGCCTGGCCGCGGCGCTCAGCGAAGAGGCCGACGCGATCGAAGACATGTACGAGCCGTATCTGATCCAGATCGGCTTCCTGGAACGCACGCCGCGTGGCCGCATTGCGACGGCCCGCGCCTATGAGTATTTCGGGCGCACCATGCCCGGGAGGGGGTTGTTTTGAACGTCCGCCGAGTAGAGATCAAGAGCCTGGCCACCTACGTGCCGCCACGCCTGTTGACCAACGCCGATCTCGAGAAGCTGGTCGACACGACCGACGAGTGGATCATGCAGCGCACGGGTATTCGCCAGCGCCACATCGTCGATCCGGGCGTGGCGACGAGCGACCTGGCCGCCGAGGCCGCCAAGGAGGCGATCCGGCGGGCGGGCCTGACGCCGGATGACATCGACCTGATCATCGTCGGCACGGTGACGCCCGACATGTTGTTTCCGAGCACGGCGTGCCTGGTCCAGCACAAGATCGGCGCGTCTCACGCGTGGGGCTTTGACCTGTCGGCGGCGTGCTCGGCGTTTACCTACGCGCTGACGGTGGGCAGCCAACTGGTCGCCGCGGGCAACGTCAAGAACGCGCTCGTGATTGGCGCCGACGTCATGACGAGCATCATTGACTACACCGACCGGGCGACCTGCGTGCTGTTCGGCGACGGCGCCGGCGCCGTCGTGCTGGCGCCGTCGTCGGATCCCAATATCGGCATCCTCGACTTCGAGCACATGATCGATGGCAGCGGCGGCGCCGCGCTGTGCATGCCGGCCGGCGGCAGCCGCAGGCCGGCTTCGCACGAGACGGTCGATCAACGCCTGCACTACGTGAAACAGGACGGCCAGACCGTGTTCAAGTTCGCCGTGCGCAACACCGGCGAGATCTGCGAACGGCTGCTCAAGCGCAACAATCTCACCGGAGATGACCTTGACCTGTTCGTATCTCACCAGGCGAACAAGCGGATCATCATGTCGGCGGCCGAACGCATCGGGATGCCTGAAGAGAAGGTCGTGATCAACATCGATCGCTTCGGCAACACCACCGCCGCCACGATCCCACTGGCGCTCAACGACGCCGTTGAAAGCGGACGGCTGAAGAAGGGCAACCTGATCATGCTGACATCGGTCGGGGCCGGGTTTACCGTGGGTTCGCTGCTGGTTCGCTGGGGTCTTTGAGGCTTCGACCCAATTATTCTTGCAAACCGTTGCTTGTGCCCAAACGGGACATTGACTGCTGTAATAGCCTGCAGTCTAGCCATAAATATAAGCGAACTATACGCTTATGTGAAATGTTCTGTTTCGGGAAATAAGAACTGTGTCTCAAGAACAGACACTATTTGCTAAGTGTAAATTTGAGAGCTACTAACAGTTCAGAAGGCGACACCAGTCTGGCGAAATCGAGCTATTACGGGACATAGTCACTGTTGCACTCACGACAGCAACTACTTGTTCTCTCTGTCGTTTCGGGTGCTAGACTCTGCGAGATTCAGCTACTGTTCGGCCGAAGTGTTTGGCCCGACCGGCTGGTTGTTGAGATGACCATGATGTTCAGAATGCGATCTCGCTTGGTTGTGACGACCGCCTTGGCGGCGCTGTTAGGCGCTGCCGGGTCAGCGTCGGCTCCACAGGACAAGCTCGATCTGGCGCTTCGCGACGGCAAGGTGCGGGGCCAGTCGCAGAGAGTCATCGTGATGGCCGAGATCGGTGGCGAAGCACGAGTACGTGAGTTGCTCGCGAAGCGCGGCGTTCGCATCGAGGCCGAGCTTGGGATTATTGATGCGGTTACGGTAACGCTGTCAGCTGCCGACCTCACCGCGGTCTGCGAAGAGAGCCCGGCCGTACGTTCCTGTTCCATCGACGGCGAGGTCACTTCACTCGACAATGGCGACTTCAAACGTAGTCGCGCGACGAAGAATCAGGAGCAGGCGCCAACCACGTCCGCCACGAGCACGATGCTCGGCACCCTCGGCTTGCCGTCTGCCGGCGCGGGCGGTAACGGCGTCACGGTGGCGCTGATCGACTCCGGCATCGACCCGGCCTTGTTTGCCGGCCGCATCACGGAAGTCCGGGACTTCACCGGGAGCACCGAGCCCGATTTGGACGAATACGGGCACGGCACACACCTGGCCGGCCTCATCGGTGGCAACCAGAAGCTGCCAGACGACGCCGAGTATCAGGGCGTCGCACCGGGTGTGGACTTCGTCTCGCTCAGGGTCCTGGGCTACCAAGGCATGGGCTTTACGACGGATGTCATTGAGGCCATCGAGTTCGCCGTCAAACATAAGTCACGCCTGAGCATCGACATCATCAACCTGGCGCTCGGTCACCCCGTCTACGCGCCTGCCTTCTACGACCCTCTGGTTCAGGCCGTCGAGGCGGCGTCCAGGGCCGGCCTCATCGTCGTGGTCTCCGCCGGCAACTTCGGTGCAGACCCGAAAGGAAAGCTGGGATACGGAGGCATTACCTCGCCAGGCAATGCGCCCTCGGCGATCACGGTCGGCGCGGTGGATCACAAGGGCACCCTGACGCTTGACGACAACCGCATCGCTGACTACAGCTCGAGCGGCCCGACGTGGTACGACGGCTTCGCCAAGCCCGATGTCGTGGCCCCTGGCCACTACCTGGCCTCGGAGGTGGCGGCTGGCAGTACTCTCGAGAATCTCAAACTGACGCGTCCGGAGTTATTCGTCACGGCGCCGTCCGGGACCAAGCAGTTCATCCACCTGTCTGGCACCAGCATGTCGACAGCCGTAGCCACCGGTGTGGTGGCCCTGCTCAAGCAGCAGCGTGCTGATCTCACACCGAACCTGGCCAAGGGCCTGCTGCAGTACACCGCAATTCCGCTCAGGAACGACCGCGGCGCGCTCTACAGCCCCCTCCGTCAGGGCACCGGCGAGGTGAACGCCGCGGGCGCCTTGGCCCTGGTTGGCGCGATCAAGACGAAAGTTCCCACGCTTGACCCGCTCGATACCAACAGCCAGGCAAAGTGGTGGGGACCGGCTAAGCGATCGCAGCTCA
This portion of the Acidobacteriota bacterium genome encodes:
- a CDS encoding YebC/PmpR family DNA-binding transcriptional regulator, with translation MSGHSKWHTIKHKKGAADAKRGKIFTRLIKELTVAARSGGGDPGMNPRLRTIIAAAKEVNMPADNIKKAILRGTGELPGVIYDEITYEAYGPGGSALIIETLTDNKNRTVGELRHMLEKHAGNLGATNSVAWMFSKKGLIVVEKAKADEEKLLGIALEAGADDMSDEGDNWEVLSEPAAFEAVRDAIKGSGVEPASAQVAMLPANYVKLTGGPANQMIRLMDALDDHEDVKQVWSNFDIEEKEIEASLA
- the ruvC gene encoding crossover junction endodeoxyribonuclease RuvC, encoding MRVFGIDPGSQCTGYGCVDSDGRRHQLVLCGAVRAGAAATFPEQLSIIYRELSAHIAAQRPDFVVIESIFHAVNARSALKLGHARGVAMLAATEAGVTVVEYTPAEIKRSVVGYGRAEKAQVGQMVKLLLGLDAVPTPHDAADALAVAICHVHGGKGTPKGAPARGSKAETSWRHYKPAAP
- the ruvA gene encoding Holliday junction branch migration protein RuvA, which translates into the protein MIALLRGQVFEKHPNRLIVDVAGVGYDVQVPLSTFYTAGDPGSEIALRIHTHVREDQLALYGFATVLELSMFERLIAVSGIGPKLALSVLSGIETRDLVGAIQRNDLARLTGIPGVGKKTAERMCVELRDRLPKAMVASDATPSPGDTLRDDLVSALTNLGYHRQAIDKSLDKLVSATGDQRFEDVLRAALRDLSRA
- the ruvB gene encoding Holliday junction branch migration DNA helicase RuvB — translated: MTTPSRVAEDAQDEAGLRPRRLDEYIGQDRIREQLHVSITAAKQRGEHLDHALLYGPPGLGKTTLAYVIANELGVPIRTTSGPVIEKPGDLAGILSNLQPREVLFIDEIHRMSPAIEEILYPAMEDFELDIVIGQGPGARSVKVPVEPFTLIGATTRAGLLTSPLRARFGIVHRLDFYDARDIEEIVRRSARILDVPMDEAAAKEIAGRSRGTPRVVNRLLRRVRDYAQVRADGRITVAVARAAMALLDVDQYGFDESDRRLVVTIIDKFNGGPVGLGSLAAALSEEADAIEDMYEPYLIQIGFLERTPRGRIATARAYEYFGRTMPGRGLF
- a CDS encoding beta-ketoacyl-ACP synthase III translates to MNVRRVEIKSLATYVPPRLLTNADLEKLVDTTDEWIMQRTGIRQRHIVDPGVATSDLAAEAAKEAIRRAGLTPDDIDLIIVGTVTPDMLFPSTACLVQHKIGASHAWGFDLSAACSAFTYALTVGSQLVAAGNVKNALVIGADVMTSIIDYTDRATCVLFGDGAGAVVLAPSSDPNIGILDFEHMIDGSGGAALCMPAGGSRRPASHETVDQRLHYVKQDGQTVFKFAVRNTGEICERLLKRNNLTGDDLDLFVSHQANKRIIMSAAERIGMPEEKVVINIDRFGNTTAATIPLALNDAVESGRLKKGNLIMLTSVGAGFTVGSLLVRWGL
- a CDS encoding S8 family serine peptidase, giving the protein MHSRQQLLVLSVVSGARLCEIQLLFGRSVWPDRLVVEMTMMFRMRSRLVVTTALAALLGAAGSASAPQDKLDLALRDGKVRGQSQRVIVMAEIGGEARVRELLAKRGVRIEAELGIIDAVTVTLSAADLTAVCEESPAVRSCSIDGEVTSLDNGDFKRSRATKNQEQAPTTSATSTMLGTLGLPSAGAGGNGVTVALIDSGIDPALFAGRITEVRDFTGSTEPDLDEYGHGTHLAGLIGGNQKLPDDAEYQGVAPGVDFVSLRVLGYQGMGFTTDVIEAIEFAVKHKSRLSIDIINLALGHPVYAPAFYDPLVQAVEAASRAGLIVVVSAGNFGADPKGKLGYGGITSPGNAPSAITVGAVDHKGTLTLDDNRIADYSSSGPTWYDGFAKPDVVAPGHYLASEVAAGSTLENLKLTRPELFVTAPSGTKQFIHLSGTSMSTAVATGVVALLKQQRADLTPNLAKGLLQYTAIPLRNDRGALYSPLRQGTGEVNAAGALALVGAIKTKVPTLDPLDTNSQAKWWGPAKRSQLIQATQIAGVTYAWAGNIVWGNNIVWGNTVFYNLPIWGLNIVWGNNIVWGNNIVWGNGLTIGHNIVWGHNIVWGNNIVWGNKLVWAKNIVWGDNLVGVKAADDGNIVWGNFDEQNIVWGNFDDGNIVWGNLFDDNIVWGNSNDNIVWGNDNIVWGNVVLTTGKGGK